AAAGGAATTGAACATATTAAAAACCCTGAAAGTAAATTTAATATTAAAAAATGATTAAAACTCAGGAAACTATTTTTGTTTTTAAAGTTTCCTGTTGTACATTTGCCACGAATTATGAGAGAAAAAATAGTACATAAAGCCACCGATTTGTTTTTAAACCTAGGGTTTAAAAGTGTTACAATGGACGATATTGCTCACGAAATGGGCATATCTAAAAAAACCATTTACGTGCATTTCGCCAATAAAACCAAGTTAGTAGAAGCGGTTTCGTTTTCTGTTTTCGATGTTATTTGCAATGGCATAGACAACATTTGCTGCAATTCGATAAACCCTATTGAGGAATTGTATGATATAAAAATGTTTGTAATGAATCATTTAGAAAGCGAAAAATCGTCTCCTCAATTTCAGCTTAAAAAATATTATCCTCAAATTTATGCAACGCTGCATTTAAAACAATTTGAAAAAATGCACGATTCCGTTAGTGATAGCCTTCAAAAAGGTATTGACACCGGCCTATTTCGTGCCAATATAGATATCAACTTTATTTCTAGAATGTATTTTAATGGAATGACGGGTATTAAAGATGGCACCATTTTTCCAACAGATTTATTCTCTATGGATTACTTAATGGAAAGTTACTTAGAATACCACTTAAGAGCCATTGTTACCGAAAAAGGATTTGAAACTTTAAATAAATTTATAACAAAAACTCAATCATAAAATGAAAAACAAACTAATTATATTTTTTAGTTTATTAGTTTCTATAACGGCTATTTCGCAAGAAGAAACCAATAGTTTCTCTTTAGATGCTGCTATAGATTTTGCGCTTGAAAATAACAGAACGGCAAAAAATGCTTCTAGAGATATAGATGCCGCTAAAGAACAAAAATGGGAAACTACTGCAGCAGGTTTACCACAAATTAATGCAGCTGTAGACTACCAAAACAGTATAAAGCAGCAACTACAAGTTGTTGAAGCCTCTGCCTTTGGTGGCCCAGAAGGCGAATACACAGCACTTGCCTTAGGTCTTGAACAAAGTTTAATTGGTTCTGCAACGTTAAGTCAGTTACTTTTTGATGGTTCTTATATTGTTGGTTTACAATCGG
The window above is part of the Algibacter sp. L3A6 genome. Proteins encoded here:
- a CDS encoding TetR/AcrR family transcriptional regulator; the encoded protein is MREKIVHKATDLFLNLGFKSVTMDDIAHEMGISKKTIYVHFANKTKLVEAVSFSVFDVICNGIDNICCNSINPIEELYDIKMFVMNHLESEKSSPQFQLKKYYPQIYATLHLKQFEKMHDSVSDSLQKGIDTGLFRANIDINFISRMYFNGMTGIKDGTIFPTDLFSMDYLMESYLEYHLRAIVTEKGFETLNKFITKTQS